From Phocoena phocoena chromosome 16, mPhoPho1.1, whole genome shotgun sequence, a single genomic window includes:
- the FAM220A gene encoding LOW QUALITY PROTEIN: protein FAM220A (The sequence of the model RefSeq protein was modified relative to this genomic sequence to represent the inferred CDS: inserted 1 base in 1 codon): MLYRLNRTQKESPCPSDITSRTNKLAVDVNECFAGVSCGSGEAQVRHWLGGGPTATESHRGQSHKGEPGESGLPSSQKWSEMGICEDEPPSAFLERQDSELELSCLHSILSTLLXAHPQIFLNDETKCVFPGHSKLMFSEQTVEYKKMLSCEKSTSNDLQITLALLVLQAFEFANLLCHN, encoded by the exons ATGCTGTATAGACTTAACAGAACGCAGAAGGAGAGCCCTTGCCCATCAGATATAACTTCCAGGACGAATAAGCTTGCAGTTGATGTAAATG AGTGTTTTGCTGGGGTGTCCTGTGGCTCTGGAGAAGCTCAGGTGAGGCACTGGCTGGGAGGAGGGCCCACAGCCACTGAGAGCCACAGAGGACAGAGCCACAAAGGAGAGCCTGGGGAGTCAGGACTACCATCCTCTCAAAAATGGTCAGAAATGGGGATTTGTGAGGATGAACCACCAAGTGCTTTTCTGGAGAGGCAAGACTCTGAGTTGGAACTGTCTTGCCTGCATTCCATCCTGTCTACACTGC TAGCACATCCCCAAATATTCTTGAATGATGAGACAAAATGTGTTTTCCCTGGCCATTCAAAGCTCATGTTTTCAGAGCAAACAGTAGAATACAAGAAAATGCTTTCGTGTGAAAAAAGTACTTCAAATGATCTGCAGATAACACTGGCATTACTGGTTCTACAAGCTTTTGAATTTGCAAATCTGTTATGTCATAATTAA